The Oryctolagus cuniculus chromosome 13, mOryCun1.1, whole genome shotgun sequence sequence cacgGTTGTCTTAACCAGCAGGCCTGACGCCACCGCTGTCCCGCATTTTATTTTGAActgcagggagggtgggggtgagcTGTTGACTGGAGTGTACTTCCCACACCTGGGCCCTGAAGATCTTAATCCTGTGTTCCAGGTCGCTCCTGTGCAGTCTTCCTCAGAAAGGCCGACCTGCTTCCATCTTGGTAGAAGGCAGGCTGTCGCCATCGGCCATGAACCAAAGCTGTCTGCATCGTGGCTCAGCCTCTCCGCCGGCCGGCGTGGAAGCTGCTGGAGAGGGAGCGCTGCGTCCAGCGCGAGTACAACGCCCCATCGCCTGGGGACCCGAGGAgcctgcctcccccagcagcAGCACTGCCCTGGGGAGGGACCAGCGCCAAGAAACCGCCACTGCCAGCTCAGCAGCCAGAGCATGCACGGCCTCCGTGTGCGCTCACACAGAGCAGTGGCAAGTCGCAGAGGAGAGGCATCCTCAGGCAGGATAAGTACTGCAGAGAGAAAACAGTACTTCCCTTCCCAACAAATTCTGGGGGCCAGGTTTATATGGAGGAGCTTCTCCGTTGCTTACGTTTCTGCTAGGTCTGCTTTTTGCCTTTAAAAGCACCTCCTGAGCAGCCTGCATGGGGGAAGACTGGCATCGCTTCCCTTGAAAGCTGCACTctgccctccaccctccacccctgcccctggcctcccCCATGTTCCCTAAGTGACAGCTGGGGTGCATGGGACCCTGGGATAACCGCACAGCTGCAGGCCACGAGGCTCTCACACTGAGTCATGCCCGCGGCAGTGTGGGCTGGAGCCCACGCTCACCTCTCGCTCAGATGGTACCCTGCCGCAGCTACCCTATTTAGTACCTGAAAGTttctaaaataattgaaatctggAACGTTCTGCAGGGCCTCTGGCACACGGGGTGGGGCCCTTGCCCCATGTGTGCCAACCACCCCTTGGGTGGGGAGGCTTCAGGGCTGGGGCAAGAGCTTTTGCTGCAAACTCCTGTCCTCTAACAGCTCCTCTCTACCATAGACCGCACActcagtctcacacacacacagtctcacagTCACACAGTCTCACAGTCACACagtcacacccacacacactcagtctcacagtcacacacacacacactcagtctcagtcacacccacacacagtctcacagtcacacccacacacacatacacacacacagtctcacagccacacacacacacacactcagtctcACACACATACAGTCTCACAGTCACACAGTCTCACAGTCACaccacacatactcacacacaatctcacacacacagtctcacagtcacacccactcacacacactccgtctcacacacacacacacagtcacatacacactcacacacacagtctcacagtcacacacacactcagtctcacacacacacagttacacacacacacactcagtctcacacacacacagtctcacagtcacacacacacactcagtctcacacacacagtctcacagtcacacacacacactcagtcacacacacacagtctcacacacacacagtctcacagtcacacccactcacacacactcagtctcacacacagtctcacacacacacactcacacacatactcagtctcacacacacagtcacatacacacacacacacacagtctcacagtcacacacacagtcacacacaaacacacacactcagtctcacacacacacacacagtctcacagTCACACCCACACACCCCACGCTGGTCGTAATGGGCTGCAGTCCATGAAACCTCAGCTTGGTAGCCAGTCAGtggtacaagggtacttcagaaaccTTGTGGGAAACGGAATTAACAAAGttgaacacaaaagaaaaaatttgcaatccacacattgtttttttttttaataaaaactgcattttccatgaacaattTGAAGATCCCTCTGCATGATTCCAAGGATCATTTGTAACAAATTAACTTATCTCTTAAATTCATTTTCCGTAACTTTCCGAGTGCCTTTGTAGTAGAGGACTCCACAGTCTCTGTTCAACACTAACCAAGCGAAGGGGTGGACACAGCGACACCGGACTCGCAGGAGGAGCTCGGGGCTCGAGTCACTGCCACCTCCCCCGTCGCAGCGTGTGTGTCTGCTCTGGGGCTCTGCCGCATCGGCACCTGTGGACTTCACCAGCACAGTGACACCCACCACGGAACCACAGTGGCCAAGCCTGGAGGGGCCCCAGTAGGTTTCCAGTACAATCTCCAGAACACTCACAACCGGCCAAGATGTGCCAAGAAGGCCCGGTGATGTCCTGGCGGCAGCAGAAGCAGCGAGCAGTGGGTGTGGCAGGGGACAGGGTGGTCCCCTGGATgtggcagggcccacgcactCAGACCCAGTGTGGGCCAGGGTCTCCACAGCTGGATACTCACCATACCCCAGAGATACTATTCTGCCCTCTCTTACCTGTGGAAACTGGGGTCCAACATCACACAGCTATCAAGAAAAAGTGCCCTGAAGCCTCATTCTCACCACTGATCAGTCTGTTCACTGAtcaaaaataaacacagtgaCATAAGAAACATAATTTTGACTCACAACACAAAGAGcaaggttttaaaaatatattttatatttaataaatggtgttaGGAAAGCTACATAGAAATCTGGAAACAAAAATATGttagacactgcctgcagtgctggcatcccatatgggtgccggttcgagttctggctgctccacttccaatccagctctctgctacggcctgggaaagcagtagaagatggcccaagtccttgggcccctgcccccacatggaagacctggaggaagctcctggcttgggatcagcccagctccagccgctgcagtcatctggggagtaaaccagcgactgaaggactttctctctctctctctctctctctgcctctctgtaactctgcctttcaaataaattaataaatcttaagaatttttttatttgaaagagttacagagagcagaagaaagggggggaggggagagagagatcttccatgggtGGTTtgcccaccaaatggctgcagtgtcaagggctgggccatgccgaagccaggagcctggaactccatcctggcctccatgtgggtggcagtggcccaagtatttgggtcatcttttgatgctttcccaggagcattagcagagagctggattggaagtagagcagccgagactcaaactggtgtccatatgagacgccaacatcgcaggcagcagcttaacctgctgtgccacaacaccagccccaagcaaGTTATTTTTTAACACAGAACTGAATGTTTTCACATTGTCAAAGAGAAGTAGCATTCTAACCTCTAAAATTGCTAATAGCAACAAATATGACTATATGATAtgtaaaaataaagcaataaaaatagcTAAGAAAAAAGGGGAAATATCCAAATCAAATGGGATCATGACTTATCTCACAATAAATAGTTCATACAAATTAATTAGATAATTAAGATGATAACAGCCAAATGTGTGAAGGGTATGATTAGACAGTTCACATAAGAGGGAATAAATATGGAAAGGTTTTTTCCACCTTATTTGTaaccaaataaatgcaaattaaaatgaggTACTATTTTTCCTCATTactcattaaaatgaaatatatacatatatatctcacTCAGGGATATCTCTAGCGAGATTTTTTTGAACCCAATGCCTTCATCTGATGTCATTGATGTTGTAAAGGACCTCAGAGTAAACCTCTGTGTCACACAGGGAAAGTTCTCACAGCTTTGGCCTACACAAGGGATTTATATACtgaaagcaagaaagagaaaataaatcataaattcagttatttattatttagttctataacaacaaaaatgcattaggaaacaacctaaatgtccaaaTTTAAGGATTTAGGGAATTAAGCAACATGgaaaattgtgtatttatttggtATTGAAAAAAACAGGTTATAAAACTGTGTACACTCTAGTTACAAATATGAAACTGGTGtcaaaaaatacatatgaaagtttgcattatctttttattttttaaagattttatttatttgaaagacagaattacagagagaggtcttccatccgctggttcactcctcagatggccacaacggccacagctgtgctgatccaaagccaggagcgaggagcttcctccaggtcttgcacgtgggtacaggggcccaaggacttgggccatcttctactgctttcccagaccacagcagagagccggattggaagtggagcagccaagactcgaactggcacccatatgggatgccggtgcttcaggccaggcctttaacccgctgcgccacagcgccaacccctgcaTTATCTCTTAGTTCCATTTCTCCACAACACATTGTTTTTagattggcagagagagagggagagtgctcCCATGCGCTGATTCACCTgcaaaatgcccacagtggctggggccaggccagggtcaAGACCTGGgcacacaatccaggtctcccagtagGCTGGCGGGGACCCAGTCCCCTGAACTGTCACAGTGCCCACCATggcctgcactagcaggaagctaggcaggagctggagccagttactgagcccaggctctctgctgggGACAGGGGATCCTGACACCTAGGCTAAGTGCATACCTCATTCCACAAACTCCTGTAAGCCACTCATACGTGGAGAAGCTCTGAATTGCAATGTGAAGGATCTAAGAACAATGggcttatacatttattttatacaattatttacttttgaaaatttcctTCACTGGCTGGAAGAAATTCACCAAACATCGAAGCATGGTTGTGTTGGAGTGACTTTTCTTCTATAATGTGATTTAATGGCTTTTATGATGAACAGAAAGAAGCAAATGtgcaggttcctgtcccagctgctccacttctagtccagctcccagctaatggcctgggaaaatcagcagacgGTGTCCCATGTACGGGGCTgctccatccacgtgggagaccgagagacgctttggctcctgactgcccagcccagggctggctgttgtggccatctgaggcgtgaacaagccgatggaagatctctctctctctctctctctctctctctctctctctgtttctcccctttctctgccactctttcaaaataaatatttgtttaaaaaaaaaaaaaagcaaaaacctgtTGCCTAAAGCATAAGGCTATTtgtacagaaaaattaaaactggAAAAAAGATTATAAGAGCTTAAATACAGCCAGGAAGCGATTTGGTTCAACGCGTTGGGGATTTATCATTGAAGTATCTCCTCTGTTCTCGGGTTTGTGCCAATCACTGTGATGGACAGAGACGCTCCACTGAGCCTGAGGAGATGATGAGCCCGCAGAGGCAAGACAGACCCAATAGTCGGCCAGGTGCCTGTTAGGGAGAGGGTGGGAGCCGGCCCCCgggtggggtggaggcaggggGAGATTTGCTCTGCCTTGTTCACACCCCGCAGATGGGCCAGGGTTCTCAGGGTGACCGACCCCGACCACCATTCATAGCCTGCGGGGACACCCCCGAGGGGCAGGAGAGAGCCGTCTCCTGGAGTCGGCCTTGGGCATTGAGACCAGGCCCAGGGGCCCTGGCTTCGGCCTTTGCTGCTTCCTCCCACAGAGGCCAAGTTCAGGAAGGGCCGCCACACCCAGGCCGGCACAGAAAAACTCCCCAGAAGGCTCGAGGCCACAGACTTCCCTTGGGTATGTGACCACGGGCCCAGGAAGCCAGAATCTTTGTGTTTTCAAACAAACAACCTGGTTCTACTTCCCCTCAGCCGCCTGCCTCTGTTCCTCTCTTGGCCTCGCCCCATCCCTCTGTCTCACCTGGCACCTCCGGCTCTCAGGATCCCTTAGGCTTTCCGAGCCCCAGACCTGGGGGTGCCAGAGGGGAAGTGATGCCCAGGTGGCCTGTCCCTCACTGCATGGGCTCGCCTCCGCCAAGCACTGGCCCTGCTGGGCTTCCAGCAGGATGAGGGCCCCACGCACCAGGGGAGTGGTCTTCAGGAGAGACCCCCGTCTGGAGGCTGCAATACCCACAGACAGGCCCGGAAGTGGCGGCCTCTCTGGCCTGTATTTCCCCattctgctcatggcctggacaccccccagctccccaggacGCTCCCTGCTGGGGGCCTCCAAGGCCCGAGGGACCTCGAGCTGTGCTGACCATTCGTCCCTGGCAGCCCAGACCGGTCCTGGCTTATGACCCAGCTTCACTACGGCAGTGCCTCTTCCACCCTCGGGACGTGCTGGTTTGGGTCACAAGTTGTTTCATCACCTGCCCGAATCAACCTCAAACAGAATCCACGCACACACAGGCCCACCCCAGCCTTGATGAGGGGGGCGGCGTCCAGACTGGCCCTAAACAGACAAACCCCAGGCCCATCTCTCACGCCTTTCTGCTGGCACCTGTGATCCGACCACGACCCCTTGGGTAGATCCTCTCCTTTCCATCCTCACTGCCCATAACCGACTACTGACACGGATAATCACAACAGCCCCCTGATTGAGCCTCTCCCTCTCAAAGCTGCAGGTCTGATCTGTTCAGTTTCCAGTGGCTCCCCACTACCTACGGAGGGAAACCAGATCCCTCCACGACCCAGCCCCAGCGGGCTTCCCTGCCTCACGTGCTGCCACCTCCTGTGAGCCGGGGCTCCAGGCACTGCTTGTCCCAGGACGCGTCTTCCCACTCGTCTTGGCGTGCTTGTAACTTTCCTCCCGTCTCCTACTCCCACCTCTTCCCCTCTTTTCCACAGCTCGTGTTTGATCCTGAACTCCTTCCTGGAACGCATGTCAAGTGTCACTCCCTGGGAAACCATTTCTGATTCACTCTGGGTAAGAAGGAATCACTCCCTTCTCGAAGcactaagttttgtttttaacgTTTCCTGTGGTTGGATCCCTGGTACGCTGGCCAATGCACTTACTGTGTGTGAACCTCTGAGCTCAAGAACGGCATCTTGGGCCGGCACGGAGGCCCAGCGGGTTAAGcggcagcctgtgatgctggcaccccatggaagcactggttcaaatcccaactttCCGTTTCtgaactctgcttccaatccagctccctgctaatgcactgggaaagcagaggaagatggtaccagttcttgggcccctgcacccacatagaccaggatgtagttcctggctcctggctttggcctggccaagtgctggcccttgtggccatttggagagtaaccagcagatggaagatttctctctgtgtgtctctgcctttcaattaaataaataaccttaaaaaaaagaataccatctGTagcaatgcctgcaacagtgccTGCTACCCAGTAGGGACCGAGTCAAATAACACTGCTAACCTGGCTACAGTTTTCAAGAGCAGGCCGGGTCACTCCCAGTGACAAGGGGGCAGATTCTGGGCACATGCACCCCAACATTAATACCAACACACATCTCACAGGAGGGACGGCTGGCGGGCCTGCACGTACTCCTCCGGGAGGAAGCCCTAACTTCCCTCCCCGGCCTCTccccgggccccagcccctcGAGGagacttccctctccctctccaagaATCCTTCCATACCCTGGCTCCGGGGGCATCCCGTGCCCTCCAAGCTCTGGGACAGCTCAGCGGGTGTTTCCCTGGGTGCCATCTCCTGTACTGTGTACTGAGCTTACCTCGGTGTCCTGTGTGGAGCTGAGCAGGGAGGGTTTGCAGACCCGGGGCGGGAAGATGAGGGAGGGCCGGATTCGGTCCCTGGTGCTGCAGCTGGATAGCCTGAAGCCATCCCTCTGGCCTAAAACCCTTGCatggggctccccagggacatgAGCTGGGCACAAGCCACCCCCATGCTGAAGGCTGAATACAGCCGCATCTCGGGATGCCACCCTCGCTGGccggagcccagctctggccgccaCAGgcaggcctccccccacccccaatccccTTGCATACCAAATGTGCAGACTCTCTTTCCCACGGGacaggggggtgggagggagggtgaggcgCCACCACCGGGTCTGTCTCCTCACCTCTAAAACTGAGGAGTCCTCAGGGGTTACTGAGGTCAGCTGGGGGCTCCCGGGCTCCTATTTAGTCCCTAAACCTGACAGCAGACCCTGATTTCATGAACAGAGCTCCGAGCAGGGGACGCGGTGGGCCCCCACTCCCACTGACAGCCAGGCTGAGAAGGGGCAGCGTCCCCACAGCACCCATTCCCACGCAGAAGGCAGCGGTGAAGCCCCCCAGCCggtccctgcccttccccctcaGGTCGGCCCCAAATCGAGGCCCCCATCTCTACCACAGGagcccgcccctcccgccccacCCTTTCGCCCGGGCCGAGCCGGCAGGAAGGGAGGTGCTGGGCACCGGCCCGGGAGACAGCGCCAAGCCCCGCTGCTgctcggccgccgccgccctccGTCGGTCCGGCTGCCCCGCACACACCCGCGGCCGGCCATGCAGCCCACCGAGCCCTGGAGCCCCGGGTGGGCGCCGGTGTCCTGGGACTACTCGGGCTCGGGCGCGCTGGccgagctggagctgtgcccctCCAGGGACCTGCCCTACGGCTACGCCTACATCCCTGCGCTCTACCTGGCGGCCTTCGCCGTGGGCCTGCTGGGCAACGGCTTCGTGGTGTGCCTGCTGGCCGGGCGGCGCGGCCCGCGGCGGCTCGTGGACACCTTCGTGCTGCACCTGGCGGCCGCCGACCTGGGCCTGGTGCTCACGCTGCCGCTgtgggccgcggcggcggcgcgcggggGCCGCTGGCCCTTCGGCGAGGGCCTCTGCAAGCTGAGCTGCTTCGCGCTGGCCGCGTCGCGCTGCGCGGGCGCGCTGCTGCTGGCCGGCCTGAGCGTCGACCGCTACCTGGCCGTGGTCAGGCTGCTGGACGCGCGGCCGCTGCGCACTCGGCGCTGCGCGCTGGCCGCTTGCTGCGGCGTGTGGGCGGCGGCGCTGCTGGCCGGCCTGCCGGCGCTCGTCTACCGCGGGCTGCAGCCGCTGCCCGGCGGCGGGGGCAGCCAGTGCGGGGAGGAGCCCTCGGACGCCTTCCAGGGCCTcggcctgctgctcctgctgctcacCTTCGTGCTGCCGCTGGCCGTCTCCGTCTTCTGCTACTGCAGCATCTCGCGCCGCCTGCGCAGGCCGCCGCACGTGGGCCGCGCCCGCAGCAACTCGCTGCGCATCATCTTCGCCGTGGAGAGCACCTT is a genomic window containing:
- the GPR25 gene encoding probable G-protein coupled receptor 25; this encodes MQPTEPWSPGWAPVSWDYSGSGALAELELCPSRDLPYGYAYIPALYLAAFAVGLLGNGFVVCLLAGRRGPRRLVDTFVLHLAAADLGLVLTLPLWAAAAARGGRWPFGEGLCKLSCFALAASRCAGALLLAGLSVDRYLAVVRLLDARPLRTRRCALAACCGVWAAALLAGLPALVYRGLQPLPGGGGSQCGEEPSDAFQGLGLLLLLLTFVLPLAVSVFCYCSISRRLRRPPHVGRARSNSLRIIFAVESTFVGSWLPFGALRAVFHLARLGALPLPCPLLLALRWGLAVATCLVFVNSCANPVIYLLLDRSFRARARHGLCQRAGLGGRRVSSASSLSRDDSPVFWGRPHGASTLSCVL